A single genomic interval of Dyella sp. GSA-30 harbors:
- a CDS encoding helix-turn-helix transcriptional regulator, producing MKRKTVHSPEHLELITLLFDLRRRADLTQVEAAAALGRPQTYVSAVEVGRRNLDLVQVREFCEIYGVTFPRFAVQFEQRLKALESHRRPPRLTRKAPARPAAKAAAKKPPRARK from the coding sequence ATGAAGCGGAAAACAGTTCACTCCCCGGAGCACCTGGAGCTGATCACGCTGCTGTTTGACCTTCGCCGACGGGCCGACCTCACCCAGGTCGAGGCCGCAGCGGCGCTGGGACGACCGCAGACCTACGTTTCAGCGGTGGAAGTCGGGCGACGAAATCTGGATTTGGTCCAGGTGCGGGAGTTTTGCGAGATTTATGGGGTCACTTTTCCCCGTTTTGCCGTGCAGTTTGAGCAAAGATTGAAGGCGCTGGAGAGCCATCGGCGGCCACCGAGGCTGACCCGTAAGGCTCCCGCAAGGCCCGCTGCCAAGGCTGCCGCCAAGAAGCCTCCAAGAGCCCGGAAATAA
- a CDS encoding AsmA family protein — MMSRTLRLALIILASTMLIVALVAIVTVHLLLQPERFTAMLQNQARAAGLELNLASPASPSLFPRPALELQGLTLNAQGATAPILIAANGRLALPWRTLFGGDTVITQMEIDSPRVDLDALQDWFSNLPPRPSSTPLQIPRIDTGILITRGSILSGEKLLLDDVTLEAGKLASGQAFPLSVSARIANGDAIQLRLTGTPRIAGQALQLDNIALRLSQGSSLVLQLTGDARWHGAADASVRLGGKLDHADAGSYNVAVTLTPANQTDPLLLALKLDGPDSHADLKLPPVALTHWWSQLADADQPGLSLPPGSGQVDIGKVDTGSVSIEGLHLETGPAAPAAASSTTAPTAAPKP; from the coding sequence ATGATGTCACGCACGCTTCGCCTCGCGCTGATCATCCTCGCCAGCACTATGCTGATCGTCGCGCTGGTGGCGATCGTCACCGTGCATCTGTTGCTGCAGCCGGAGCGTTTCACCGCGATGCTGCAAAACCAGGCACGCGCGGCAGGGCTCGAACTCAATCTCGCCAGCCCCGCCAGCCCGTCGCTGTTTCCACGCCCCGCGCTGGAGCTGCAGGGCCTGACCTTGAATGCGCAAGGCGCCACCGCACCGATCCTGATCGCCGCCAACGGCCGGCTCGCCCTGCCCTGGCGCACGCTGTTCGGCGGCGACACGGTGATCACGCAGATGGAGATCGATTCGCCGCGTGTCGACCTCGACGCCCTGCAGGACTGGTTCTCCAACCTGCCGCCGCGCCCGAGCAGTACGCCGCTGCAAATACCGCGCATCGATACAGGCATTCTGATCACTCGCGGCAGCATCCTCAGCGGCGAAAAACTGCTGCTCGACGATGTCACCCTGGAAGCCGGCAAGCTTGCCTCGGGCCAGGCATTTCCGCTGAGCGTTTCGGCACGTATCGCGAACGGCGACGCGATCCAATTGCGCCTTACCGGCACGCCGCGCATTGCCGGCCAGGCGCTGCAGTTGGACAACATCGCGCTGCGTCTCTCGCAAGGCAGCTCGCTGGTGTTGCAGCTGACCGGCGACGCGCGCTGGCATGGCGCGGCCGATGCCTCGGTAAGGCTGGGCGGCAAGCTCGATCACGCCGACGCCGGCAGCTACAACGTGGCGGTAACGCTGACGCCGGCAAACCAGACCGATCCGCTGCTGCTCGCGCTGAAACTCGACGGCCCCGACAGCCATGCCGATCTCAAGCTGCCGCCGGTCGCCTTGACGCATTGGTGGTCGCAGCTTGCCGATGCCGATCAACCCGGCTTATCGCTGCCACCCGGCAGCGGTCAGGTCGATATCGGCAAGGTCGACACCGGCAGCGTCAGCATCGAAGGCCTGCATCTGGAAACCGGACCGGCAGCACCCGCCGCGGCCAGCAGCACCACGGCGCCGACCGCAGCTCCCAAACCATGA
- a CDS encoding MBL fold metallo-hydrolase: MQLWSLIGNSQRLDGGAMFGNAPKALWSRWIATDEQNRIPLACRCLLVKDLDGRNVLFETGIGAFFEPALRERYGVVEEKHVLLDSLAEAGLTHEDIDVVVLSHLHFDHAGGLLAPWQEGQAPSLLFPKATFVVGAEHWQRARHPHPRDRASFIPELCDLLESSGRLELVEGDYSKVLGEAVRLSYSDGHTPGLMLAEVGKVVFCADLIPGRFWVHLPITMGYDRWPEKLIDEKRGFLDDKLERGVQLFFTHDHDCAMARVTRDERGRYGTADEQRELKGVVIA, from the coding sequence ATGCAGCTATGGTCACTCATCGGTAACTCGCAGCGCCTCGACGGCGGCGCGATGTTCGGCAATGCGCCGAAGGCATTGTGGTCGCGCTGGATCGCTACCGACGAACAAAATCGCATTCCGTTGGCCTGCCGCTGCCTGTTGGTAAAAGACCTCGACGGTCGCAATGTACTTTTCGAAACCGGTATCGGCGCTTTCTTCGAGCCCGCCTTGCGCGAACGTTATGGCGTCGTCGAAGAAAAACACGTGTTGCTCGATTCGCTGGCCGAGGCGGGCCTCACCCACGAAGACATCGATGTCGTGGTGCTGTCGCATCTGCATTTCGATCATGCCGGCGGCTTGCTTGCGCCCTGGCAGGAAGGGCAGGCGCCGAGCCTGTTGTTTCCCAAGGCGACTTTTGTCGTCGGCGCCGAGCATTGGCAGCGCGCGCGGCATCCGCATCCGCGCGATCGTGCATCGTTCATTCCCGAGCTGTGCGATCTGCTCGAAAGCAGCGGCCGGCTTGAACTGGTCGAAGGCGACTATTCCAAGGTTCTGGGCGAAGCCGTGCGCCTGAGCTATTCGGATGGCCATACGCCCGGTCTGATGCTGGCCGAGGTCGGCAAGGTGGTGTTCTGCGCCGACCTTATCCCCGGTCGCTTCTGGGTGCACCTGCCCATTACCATGGGCTACGATCGGTGGCCTGAGAAATTGATCGACGAGAAGCGGGGGTTTCTCGACGACAAGCTCGAGCGCGGGGTGCAGCTTTTCTTCACGCACGATCACGACTGCGCCATGGCGCGCGTGACCCGGGACGAGCGTGGCCGCTACGGCACCGCCGACGAACAACGTGAACTCAAAGGGGTAGTTATCGCATGA
- a CDS encoding oxidative damage protection protein translates to MSRTIHCAKLGIDAEGLDFAPWPGPLGQRVYAEISKPAWQQWLAHQTMLINEYRLNPLDPKARQFLGTEMEKFLFGGDVKQPEGYVAPQD, encoded by the coding sequence ATGAGCCGCACCATCCACTGCGCCAAGCTCGGCATCGACGCCGAAGGCCTCGATTTCGCCCCCTGGCCGGGCCCGCTCGGCCAGCGCGTCTACGCCGAGATCTCCAAGCCCGCATGGCAGCAATGGCTGGCCCACCAGACCATGCTGATCAACGAATACCGCCTCAACCCGCTCGACCCCAAGGCCCGCCAGTTCCTGGGCACCGAGATGGAAAAATTCCTCTTTGGCGGCGACGTCAAACAGCCCGAAGGCTATGTGGCGCCTCAAGACTAG
- the rsmD gene encoding 16S rRNA (guanine(966)-N(2))-methyltransferase RsmD, giving the protein MSATPGRIRVIGGQWRNSRLEVPDLPGLRPTPERVRETLFNWLMPVISGARCLDLCAGTGALGIEALSRGAASVRFVERDARVAQALRGNLLRLKMPGGEVSTLDAAIYLQGAVQAFDLVFLDPPFALDLWGGLAERLEQGGWLAPRAWVYVESPRDGAPALPAGWALHREGAAGEVRYALYRRVES; this is encoded by the coding sequence ATGAGCGCTACCCCCGGTCGTATCCGCGTGATCGGCGGCCAATGGCGCAACTCGCGCCTGGAAGTACCCGACCTGCCCGGGCTCAGGCCCACGCCCGAGCGCGTGCGCGAAACCCTTTTCAACTGGTTGATGCCGGTGATCTCGGGGGCGCGCTGCCTGGACCTGTGCGCCGGTACGGGGGCGCTTGGGATCGAGGCCTTGTCGCGCGGGGCGGCCAGCGTGCGCTTTGTCGAGCGTGATGCGCGGGTGGCGCAGGCGCTGCGCGGGAATCTGCTGCGGTTGAAGATGCCCGGTGGTGAGGTCAGTACGCTGGATGCGGCAATTTATCTGCAGGGCGCGGTGCAGGCGTTCGATCTGGTGTTTCTCGATCCGCCGTTTGCCCTGGACTTGTGGGGCGGCTTGGCCGAACGGTTGGAGCAGGGTGGCTGGCTGGCGCCGCGGGCCTGGGTTTATGTGGAGTCGCCACGTGATGGAGCCCCGGCTTTGCCTGCTGGCTGGGCGCTTCATAGGGAAGGTGCAGCCGGTGAGGTGCGTTATGCGCTTTATCGGCGAGTGGAGTCCTAG
- the ftsY gene encoding signal recognition particle-docking protein FtsY: MLKFWKKKPTDTAEEQRQDAPATAADAAAQDLSPTLGEALAEAAPPEAAPAADEAVEYLPEQATPAPVAAEAAAAGKRSWRERLSGSGFARGLSTLFSRNPKLDDDLLDQLETTLITGDVGVEASTQLVESLRKRMHKREFADANALLAALRKALVDQLTPVQQPLDVSGRKPFLILTVGINGVGKTTTIGKLARRFRDERRNVMLAAGDTFRAAAVEQLKTWGARNDVPVISQGQDADSASVIFDALQAARSRDVDVLIADTAGRLHTQGGLMDELGKIARVLKKIDAEAPHEVLMVIDGTTGQNAVSQVRQFRQIVGVTGLVVTKLDGTAKGGVVFALAREFGLPIRFIGLGETATDLRVFDAQAFVDGLLPAALGHA, translated from the coding sequence ATGCTCAAGTTCTGGAAGAAGAAGCCCACCGACACGGCCGAAGAACAGCGCCAGGACGCCCCGGCGACCGCCGCGGATGCCGCCGCGCAGGACCTGTCCCCCACGTTGGGCGAAGCCCTGGCCGAAGCCGCACCACCGGAGGCCGCGCCGGCCGCCGACGAGGCCGTCGAATACCTTCCCGAGCAGGCCACGCCCGCACCGGTTGCCGCCGAAGCGGCAGCGGCAGGTAAGCGCTCCTGGCGTGAGCGGCTTTCCGGCAGCGGCTTTGCCCGCGGCCTCAGCACGCTGTTCAGCCGCAACCCCAAGCTGGACGACGACCTGCTCGACCAGCTCGAAACCACCCTGATTACCGGCGACGTCGGCGTCGAGGCCAGCACACAGCTGGTCGAGTCGCTGCGCAAGCGCATGCACAAGCGCGAGTTCGCCGACGCCAACGCCCTGCTCGCCGCGCTGCGCAAGGCGCTGGTCGATCAATTGACGCCGGTACAGCAACCGCTCGATGTCAGCGGTCGCAAGCCGTTCCTGATTCTTACCGTCGGCATCAACGGCGTCGGCAAGACCACCACCATCGGCAAGCTTGCACGCCGCTTCCGCGACGAGCGCCGTAACGTGATGCTGGCCGCTGGAGACACGTTCCGCGCCGCCGCGGTCGAGCAGCTCAAGACCTGGGGCGCGCGCAACGACGTGCCGGTGATCTCGCAGGGCCAGGACGCCGATTCGGCCAGCGTGATCTTCGACGCGCTGCAAGCCGCGCGCTCGCGCGATGTCGACGTGCTCATCGCCGACACCGCCGGCCGCCTGCACACCCAGGGCGGCCTGATGGACGAGCTGGGCAAGATCGCCCGCGTGCTGAAAAAAATCGACGCCGAAGCGCCGCATGAAGTACTGATGGTGATCGACGGCACTACCGGCCAGAACGCAGTGAGCCAGGTTCGTCAGTTCCGCCAGATCGTCGGCGTGACCGGCCTGGTGGTGACCAAGCTCGACGGCACCGCCAAGGGCGGCGTGGTGTTTGCCCTGGCGCGCGAATTCGGCCTGCCGATTCGCTTCATCGGCCTTGGCGAAACCGCAACCGACCTGCGTGTGTTCGATGCCCAGGCGTTTGTCGACGGTCTACTACCGGCAGCGTTGGGCCATGCGTAA
- the ggt gene encoding gamma-glutamyltransferase, protein MRFLNGPALLLGLVVSGSAAFAADVAPQNGAAHSPAKSTLVAREKPGHAAIASANFHATEAGLEVLAKGGNAFDAAVAVASSLSVVEPESSGTGGGFMGILHRASDGRDIFIDARETAPAAVDVKDYLNADGTPNRDNSLNGPLSAGIPGQPAGLVWLAQHYGKLPLKVSLAPAIKLARDGFKLDSRLAGAIQSRQKDIKRWPASAAKFLPDGKAPAEGELWRDPNQAKTLEGIAEHGLDGFYRGETAKAMVDAVKAAGGRWTLKDLESYRVKEREPIVLDYRGYKIVTAPPPSSGGVAIAEILNILSGFDLTKLDDAHRTHLVIEAMRRAFRDHNDYLGDPDFVKIPMDMLLSPYYADGLRQTILPDKATPSSMLPSSGGTDPGMHTTHFSIIDADGNMVSITSTVNYTLGSTFVAGDTGVLLNDEMDDFALVPNKPNVYGLLGSKANAPEPGKRMLSSMAPSIVIGPDRVGVIGSPGGSTIITQVLEGILAFVDGKSATDIAAQKRFHHQFMPDRVDVEEGAFDKQTSDALTAMGYDLKTRESWGFMNVVTWDLKTHKLDAASDPRRPSGLGKVQ, encoded by the coding sequence ATGAGGTTTCTCAATGGGCCTGCGTTGCTGCTTGGCTTGGTGGTAAGCGGCAGTGCGGCCTTTGCGGCTGATGTCGCGCCGCAGAATGGGGCTGCACATAGCCCGGCCAAGTCCACGCTCGTTGCACGCGAAAAGCCCGGCCATGCGGCGATCGCCAGCGCGAACTTCCACGCCACCGAAGCCGGTCTGGAAGTGCTCGCCAAAGGTGGCAACGCATTCGATGCGGCGGTTGCGGTAGCTTCGTCGCTATCGGTGGTGGAGCCGGAAAGCTCGGGCACCGGCGGCGGCTTCATGGGCATCCTGCACCGTGCTTCCGACGGCCGTGACATCTTTATCGATGCGCGCGAAACCGCACCGGCGGCAGTCGACGTGAAGGACTACCTCAACGCCGATGGCACGCCCAATCGCGACAACTCGCTCAATGGCCCGCTGTCCGCCGGTATTCCGGGGCAGCCCGCCGGCCTGGTGTGGCTGGCCCAGCATTACGGCAAGCTGCCGCTGAAAGTGTCGCTGGCGCCTGCGATCAAGCTGGCGCGGGATGGCTTCAAGCTCGACAGCCGTCTTGCCGGCGCGATCCAGTCGCGGCAGAAAGATATCAAGCGCTGGCCCGCCTCGGCGGCCAAGTTCCTACCCGACGGCAAGGCGCCAGCCGAAGGTGAACTGTGGCGCGATCCCAACCAGGCCAAGACGCTCGAGGGTATCGCCGAGCACGGCCTGGATGGTTTCTATCGCGGCGAAACGGCCAAGGCGATGGTCGATGCGGTCAAGGCTGCCGGCGGCCGCTGGACGTTGAAGGACCTGGAAAGCTATCGCGTAAAAGAGCGCGAGCCGATCGTGCTCGACTACCGCGGCTACAAGATCGTCACCGCGCCGCCGCCGTCTTCCGGTGGTGTGGCGATCGCGGAGATCCTCAATATCCTTTCCGGCTTCGACCTGACCAAACTCGATGACGCACATCGCACGCATCTGGTGATCGAGGCGATGCGTCGTGCGTTCCGCGATCACAACGATTACCTGGGCGACCCGGATTTCGTGAAGATCCCGATGGACATGTTGTTGTCGCCGTACTACGCCGATGGCCTGCGCCAGACCATCCTGCCCGACAAGGCGACGCCGTCGTCGATGCTGCCATCCAGCGGCGGCACCGATCCGGGTATGCATACCACGCATTTCTCGATCATCGATGCCGACGGCAACATGGTGTCGATCACGTCGACGGTGAACTACACGCTCGGTTCGACTTTTGTTGCAGGCGATACCGGCGTGCTGCTCAACGATGAAATGGACGACTTTGCATTAGTGCCCAACAAGCCGAACGTCTATGGCCTGCTGGGCAGCAAGGCGAACGCGCCGGAGCCGGGCAAGCGCATGCTGTCCTCGATGGCGCCGAGCATCGTGATCGGCCCGGACCGCGTTGGCGTGATTGGCTCGCCGGGCGGCTCGACCATCATCACCCAGGTGCTCGAAGGCATCCTGGCGTTTGTCGACGGCAAGAGCGCCACCGACATCGCTGCACAGAAGCGTTTCCATCACCAGTTCATGCCCGACCGCGTCGATGTGGAAGAAGGCGCGTTCGACAAGCAGACCTCCGATGCGCTAACCGCGATGGGCTACGACCTGAAGACGCGTGAGTCGTGGGGCTTTATGAATGTGGTCACCTGGGATCTGAAGACGCACAAGCTCGATGCAGCGAGCGACCCGCGCCGGCCTTCGGGGCTTGGCAAGGTGCAATAA
- a CDS encoding YfhL family 4Fe-4S dicluster ferredoxin, protein MSLKILDTCVNCDVCEPVCPNKAISLGEEYYVIDPSLCTECIGHHDEPQCVVVCPVECIEVDPNHTETHAQLELKYQQLMSKETGA, encoded by the coding sequence ATGTCCCTGAAAATCCTCGATACCTGCGTCAATTGCGACGTCTGCGAACCGGTCTGCCCGAACAAGGCCATCTCGCTTGGCGAGGAGTACTACGTGATCGATCCCTCGTTGTGCACCGAATGCATCGGGCACCATGACGAGCCGCAGTGCGTGGTGGTCTGCCCGGTCGAATGCATCGAGGTCGACCCGAACCACACCGAGACGCACGCGCAACTCGAACTCAAATACCAGCAATTGATGAGCAAGGAGACTGGAGCATGA
- the mutY gene encoding A/G-specific adenine glycosylase, translating to MNDFAAALLAWFDRHGRKDLPWQQADAKGRRDAYRVWLSEVMLQQTQVATVIPYFERFVTALPTLRDLAGAEEDQVLALWSGLGYYRRARFLHRAAQLCVEKHDGQMPPDFDALAALPGIGRSTAGAILAQAYGLRFPILDGNVKRVLTRFHGVHGHPGESAVEKKLWQYADEHTPAERVADYTQAIMDLGATLCVRSRPLCLACPVADHCVAKRDGLTAQLPTPKASKTIPTRATVMLILRDEHDRVLLERRGPQGVWSGLWSLPEASDHDDAWRVAQGLARIDDVVALTPFVHVFSHYRLNVEPWLFDDASAAKAVNDTPNLRWYTLTESLALGLPAPVRSLLQALPARKPV from the coding sequence ATGAACGATTTCGCTGCTGCGTTACTGGCCTGGTTCGATCGCCACGGCCGCAAGGACCTGCCCTGGCAGCAAGCCGATGCCAAGGGTCGCCGCGATGCTTATCGCGTTTGGCTGTCCGAAGTGATGCTGCAGCAGACGCAGGTCGCCACCGTCATTCCTTATTTCGAGCGCTTCGTTACCGCACTGCCGACGCTGCGCGACCTCGCTGGCGCAGAAGAAGACCAGGTGCTCGCGCTTTGGTCGGGCCTTGGCTACTACCGCCGTGCACGCTTTCTGCATCGCGCGGCGCAGCTTTGCGTCGAGAAGCATGACGGCCAGATGCCGCCCGATTTCGATGCACTCGCCGCCCTGCCCGGCATCGGCCGCTCAACGGCGGGCGCGATTCTGGCGCAAGCCTATGGACTGCGATTCCCGATCCTCGATGGCAACGTCAAGCGCGTACTCACGCGCTTTCATGGCGTGCACGGCCACCCCGGCGAAAGCGCGGTCGAGAAAAAACTCTGGCAATACGCCGACGAGCACACGCCCGCCGAGCGCGTCGCCGACTACACGCAGGCGATCATGGATCTGGGTGCCACGCTTTGCGTGCGCTCGCGGCCGCTGTGCCTGGCCTGTCCGGTGGCCGATCATTGCGTGGCCAAGCGCGACGGGCTGACCGCGCAATTGCCCACACCAAAGGCAAGCAAGACCATTCCGACGCGCGCCACGGTGATGCTGATCCTGCGCGACGAGCACGATCGCGTGTTGCTCGAACGGCGCGGCCCGCAAGGCGTGTGGTCCGGTTTGTGGAGCCTGCCCGAAGCGAGCGATCACGACGACGCGTGGCGCGTCGCCCAAGGTCTCGCACGCATCGACGACGTCGTCGCACTGACACCGTTCGTGCACGTTTTCAGTCACTACCGCTTGAATGTCGAACCCTGGCTGTTCGACGACGCCAGCGCCGCCAAGGCCGTAAACGACACGCCCAACCTGCGCTGGTACACCCTCACCGAATCGCTCGCACTCGGCCTGCCCGCCCCCGTGCGCAGCCTGCTGCAAGCACTCCCCGCAAGGAAACCCGTATGA
- the coaD gene encoding pantetheine-phosphate adenylyltransferase encodes MDKPPVNTRLAVYPGTFDPITNGHADLVARAAPLFERIVVAVAESPNKGKGPGFSLNERIALARLALADLRNVEVRGFDCLLADFVSQIGAGVIIRGLRAVSDFEYEFQLASMNRHLIPKVETLFLTPAEQYSFISSSLVREIGRLGGDISGFVHPAVQQAMRQRWQQSLSEQA; translated from the coding sequence GTGGACAAGCCGCCGGTCAATACACGTCTCGCCGTTTACCCAGGCACCTTCGACCCGATCACCAACGGCCATGCCGATCTGGTCGCGCGCGCCGCGCCGCTGTTCGAGCGCATCGTGGTGGCGGTGGCCGAGAGCCCGAACAAGGGCAAGGGGCCGGGCTTCAGCCTCAACGAGCGCATTGCGCTGGCGCGTCTGGCCTTGGCCGATCTGCGCAATGTGGAAGTGCGCGGTTTCGATTGCCTGCTGGCCGACTTCGTCTCGCAGATCGGCGCCGGCGTGATCATCCGCGGGCTGCGCGCTGTGTCCGATTTCGAATACGAATTCCAGCTGGCCAGCATGAACCGCCATCTGATTCCCAAGGTCGAGACGTTGTTCCTGACGCCGGCCGAGCAGTACAGCTTTATTTCTTCCTCGCTGGTGCGCGAGATCGGCCGCCTCGGCGGCGATATTTCCGGCTTCGTGCATCCGGCGGTTCAACAGGCCATGCGTCAGCGCTGGCAACAGAGTCTGTCCGAGCAGGCTTGA
- a CDS encoding TMEM43 family protein: protein MRFGRGEDLSVSIWIQRALGALLLLAGIGLAATTEKSLAVHMAASERHGGQILDLGSEERVQPGQYGHMVRVAGEPQVIESPYDPDFNQHAKTPVLVRHVEMYQWREVRIGDQVHYEVDWVDRPLDSSRFAQPRGHENPGAFPIEGKQFDAGLVRMNGLALGPALVHALPGGEPVTPDIKNLPSNMAATFTLNDNHLVTSARPGDPRLGDIRVSWEAIPVQTVTVFARVSGDRLVPAADASDGKGFDVQIGDRRLDDVLPDVPPAPSLLWVRRIVSVLLGVFAAFLLLQAPRREPLLALGIGVAVVAAVAGICWIGDEMMLAAGWLLAALVGLGIIAWRLRVRRAL, encoded by the coding sequence ATGAGGTTCGGCCGGGGCGAGGATCTGAGCGTATCGATCTGGATTCAGCGCGCGCTTGGCGCGTTGCTTCTGCTCGCCGGCATCGGTCTGGCCGCGACGACGGAAAAGAGTCTGGCCGTCCACATGGCGGCGTCGGAACGCCATGGTGGCCAGATTCTGGATCTCGGCAGCGAGGAGCGCGTGCAGCCGGGTCAGTACGGCCACATGGTGCGCGTTGCCGGCGAGCCGCAGGTGATCGAGTCGCCGTACGACCCGGATTTCAACCAGCATGCGAAAACGCCGGTGCTGGTGCGCCATGTGGAGATGTACCAATGGCGCGAAGTGCGCATTGGCGACCAGGTGCACTACGAAGTGGACTGGGTCGATCGCCCGCTGGATTCGAGCCGGTTCGCGCAGCCCAGGGGGCACGAGAATCCCGGCGCCTTCCCGATCGAAGGCAAGCAGTTCGATGCGGGGCTGGTGCGCATGAATGGCCTGGCGCTGGGGCCCGCTCTGGTGCATGCCTTGCCCGGCGGTGAGCCGGTCACTCCGGATATAAAGAACTTGCCGTCCAATATGGCGGCGACGTTTACGTTGAACGACAACCATCTGGTCACGAGCGCGAGGCCCGGCGATCCGCGGCTCGGCGATATTCGGGTCAGCTGGGAGGCCATACCGGTACAGACGGTGACGGTTTTCGCTCGTGTCAGTGGCGATCGGCTGGTGCCGGCGGCGGATGCGTCCGATGGCAAGGGCTTCGATGTGCAGATCGGCGACCGCCGACTCGACGATGTCCTGCCTGATGTGCCCCCAGCGCCCTCGTTGTTGTGGGTGCGGCGGATTGTTTCGGTGCTGCTCGGTGTGTTTGCTGCGTTCTTGCTATTGCAGGCACCACGGCGTGAGCCACTGTTGGCATTGGGTATTGGCGTGGCGGTAGTCGCGGCCGTGGCCGGTATCTGCTGGATCGGCGACGAGATGATGTTGGCGGCCGGGTGGTTGCTGGCGGCGCTGGTTGGACTTGGGATCATCGCCTGGAGATTGCGGGTTCGACGCGCGCTTTAA